A single Oncorhynchus nerka isolate Pitt River linkage group LG10, Oner_Uvic_2.0, whole genome shotgun sequence DNA region contains:
- the LOC135573607 gene encoding uncharacterized protein LOC135573607 codes for MTVLTEDTGGDEGGGARRNHFSLRSSNTSGDSDQRKGGGLGDSDQRKGGGLGDSDQRKGGLGDLDQRKGGLGDSDQRKGGLGDSKCRKGGLGDSDRRKGGGLGDSDQRKGGGLGDSDQRKGGGLGDSDQRKGGGLGDSDQRKGGGLGDSDQRKGGGLGDSDQRKGGLGDSDQRKGGLGDSKCRKGGLGDSDRRKGGGLGDSDQRKGGGLGDSDQRKGGGLGDSDQRKGGGLGDSDQRKGGGLGDSDQRKGGGLGDSDQRKGGGLGDSDQRKGGGLGDSDQRKGGGLGDSDQRKGGGLGDSDQRKGGLGDLDQRKGGLGDSDQRKGGLGDSKCRKGGLGDSDRRKGGGLGDSDQRKGGGLGDSDQRKGGGLGDSDQRKGGGLGDSDQRKGGGLGDSDQRKGGGLGDSDQRKGGLGDSDQRKGGLGDSKCRKGGLGDSDRRKGGGLGDSDQRKGGGLGDSDQRKGGGLGDSDQRKGGLGDSDQRKGGGLGDSDQRKGGGLGDSEEVWETRIREKEVWETRIREKEEIWETRIREKEEI; via the exons ATGACTGTGCTGACGGAGGATACAGGGGGAGACGAGGGAGGGGGGGCGAGGAG GAACCACTTCTCCTTGAGGAGCTCAAACACTTCAGGAGACTCGGatcagagaaaaggaggaggtctgGGAGACTCGGatcagagaaaaggaggaggtctgGGAGACTCGGATCAGAGAAAAGGAGGTCTGGGAGACTTGGATCAGAGAAAAGGAGGTCTGGGAGACTCGGATCAGAGAAAAGGAGGTCTGGGAGACTCGAAATGCAGAAAAGGAGGTCTGGGAGACTCGGACCGCAGAAAAGGAGGAGGTCTGGGAGACTCGGatcagagaaaaggaggaggtctgGGAGACTCGGatcagagaaaaggaggaggtctgGGAGACTCGGatcagagaaaaggaggaggtctgGGAGACTCGGatcagagaaaaggaggaggtctgGGAGACTCGGatcagagaaaaggaggaggtctgGGAGACTCGGATCAGAGAAAAGGAGGTCTGGGAGACTCGGATCAGAGAAAAGGAGGTCTGGGAGACTCGAAATGCAGAAAAGGAGGTCTGGGAGACTCGGACCGCAGAAAAGGAGGAGGTCTGGGAGACTCGGatcagagaaaaggaggaggtctgGGAGACTCGGatcagagaaaaggaggaggtctgGGAGACTCGGatcagagaaaaggaggaggtctgGGAGACTCGGatcagagaaaaggaggaggtctgGGAGACTCGGatcagagaaaaggaggaggtctgGGAGACTCGGatcagagaaaaggaggaggtctgGGAGACTCGGatcagagaaaaggaggaggtctgGGAGACTCGGatcagagaaaaggaggaggtctgGGAGACTCGGatcagagaaaaggaggaggtctgGGAGACTCGGATCAGAGAAAAGGAGGTCTGGGAGACTTGGATCAGAGAAAAGGAGGTCTGGGAGACTCGGATCAGAGAAAAGGAGGTCTGGGAGACTCGAAATGCAGAAAAGGAGGTCTGGGAGACTCGGACCGCAGAAAAGGAGGAGGTCTGGGAGACTCGGatcagagaaaaggaggaggtctgGGAGACTCGGatcagagaaaaggaggaggtctgGGAGACTCGGatcagagaaaaggaggaggtctgGGAGACTCGGatcagagaaaaggaggaggtctgGGAGACTCGGatcagagaaaaggaggaggtctgGGAGACTCGGATCAGAGAAAAGGAGGTCTGGGAGACTCGGATCAGAGAAAAGGAGGTCTGGGAGACTCGAAATGCAGAAAAGGAGGTCTGGGAGACTCGGACCGCAGAAAAGGAGGAGGTCTGGGAGACTCGGatcagagaaaaggaggaggtctgGGAGACTCGGatcagagaaaaggaggaggtctgGGAGACTCGGATCAGAGAAAAGGAGGTCTGGGAGACTCGGatcagagaaaaggaggaggtctgGGAGACTCGGATCAAAGAAAAGGAGGAGGTCTGGGAGACTCGGAGGAGGTCTGGGAGACTCGGATCAGAGAAAAGGAGGTCTGGGAGACTCGGatcagagaaaaggaggagatcTGGGAGACTCGGatcagagaaaaggaggagatcTGA